One genomic region from Arcobacter sp. LA11 encodes:
- a CDS encoding TraB/GumN family protein — protein sequence MFYFSKLIIFILLLVISLQGNSSVWKVTKKDGNFIYIGGTIHLLSKEDYPLKRQFEDAFHNSDDIVFEADISKFQTQEFIEFVQEKSLYKNGQTIKDFLSIETYESLESYLNSKRLPLHILKMKPGFLISYLAVVVYAEEGMSLPGVDNYFEQKAKKQNKEIFYLEEGKEQIEYISNMGIGNEENFIKYNLAEMENASKQIAMIRKSWKNGDLELIKKEMLHDFKIKFPKTYEELLVRRNNNWMPKIEKMFISKDIEYVLVGFLHLVGEDSILYKLQKLGYKIEKI from the coding sequence ATGTTTTATTTCTCTAAGTTAATAATATTTATTTTATTGTTAGTTATTAGTCTACAAGGAAATTCTTCTGTTTGGAAGGTTACAAAGAAAGATGGTAATTTTATTTATATTGGAGGGACAATACATCTCTTGTCAAAAGAAGATTACCCTCTAAAGAGGCAATTTGAGGATGCTTTTCATAATTCAGATGATATAGTATTTGAAGCTGATATATCAAAGTTCCAAACCCAAGAGTTTATAGAATTTGTGCAAGAAAAAAGTTTATACAAAAATGGTCAAACTATAAAAGATTTTTTGAGCATAGAGACTTATGAATCTTTAGAATCATATTTGAATTCAAAAAGATTACCATTGCATATATTAAAAATGAAACCAGGTTTTCTCATTAGTTATCTTGCAGTGGTTGTTTATGCAGAAGAAGGAATGAGTCTTCCTGGTGTTGATAACTATTTTGAGCAAAAAGCAAAAAAGCAAAATAAAGAAATTTTCTATTTGGAAGAGGGGAAAGAACAAATAGAATATATTTCAAATATGGGTATTGGCAATGAAGAAAATTTTATAAAATATAATTTAGCTGAGATGGAAAATGCATCAAAGCAAATTGCTATGATTAGAAAATCATGGAAAAATGGTGATCTAGAGTTAATCAAAAAAGAAATGTTACATGATTTTAAAATAAAATTCCCAAAAACATATGAAGAACTTCTAGTAAGAAGAAATAATAACTGGATGCCAAAAATAGAAAAAATGTTTATATCAAAAGATATTGAATATGTACTTGTTGGTTTTTTACATCTTGTTGGAGAAGATAGTATTTTATATAAACTTCAAAAGTTAGGATATAAAATAGAAAAAATCTAA